A window of uncultured Fibrobacter sp. contains these coding sequences:
- a CDS encoding cellulase family glycosylhydrolase, translating into MKISNSIKVAGLGVLAAGLVSLSFGRVGPVSQYGQLQAGKNADGKGRIYGSCPTYSTSGNEVQVKGMSLYWSSGEAASTDFFTESAINTMVSEMKIEIIRFPMGISEDWDRSRGYLSGGAENQKKMLKTVVEAAIANDIYVIIDWHSHQAENQTSQAKEFFSWAAQTYGDKNNVIFEIYNEPKGGWGEDAARSYWPTIKTYAETVIAAIRQYSDNLVLVGTPYFDQYPNVVTPETAINDDNVAYTFHYYAASHSTDTEGRNALAAMNNGYSVFVSEWGTGTADGGGYVPEDANNTWQAWMDKYKLSWANWSASKIGETTAAFTSASTSSTFGYTDSGRLVKGYLAGASTYTACSNVPASSSSTEESSSSNADGTTDFIDDFEDGDSLAYTGGVWYAYNDANDDGKSTISNKTFVVDGEKGYDVVIDADNGSSYMAAMTGIVLDKGENKYAPYVALGVKLNADESDYDLSACKTISYRYKGATHNFKVELSTIENYNYHLIEKSYSSEWKKVTLEFDDLAQSDWGDKKTHVNLSDYKKNINKFTWEVKGDEKGLTQPKYDYLYIDDVRCNGLSIEPVKPASSSSSARSSSSVASSSSEKSSSSIASSSSIASSSSSVASSSSAKSSSSVESSSSAKSSNSQDGSVVVSGSLEQTVVPGGSFESVTFKNVQTFNRESYNCYFLSFNQTGSEIVVPSTTIPTHFEVGSVLTETLTINGQKYEIKLNVTAAGSSSSTTENSSSSEAEVNSSSSEEHTTFVQAYAVNPLKVSIAGRMLQITGADVVQVEVFDMQGSPVASFRQVAGSVSLEKLRQGNYIVRVRSGSMNLTRRVSIK; encoded by the coding sequence ATGAAAATTTCGAATAGCATCAAAGTCGCTGGCCTGGGCGTTCTCGCCGCAGGTCTTGTTTCACTTTCTTTTGGCCGCGTGGGTCCGGTGAGCCAGTACGGTCAGCTGCAGGCTGGTAAGAATGCAGACGGCAAGGGACGCATTTATGGTTCCTGTCCTACTTACAGCACTTCTGGCAACGAAGTCCAGGTGAAGGGAATGAGTCTCTACTGGAGCTCGGGTGAAGCAGCTTCTACGGATTTCTTTACGGAATCTGCCATCAATACGATGGTGAGCGAAATGAAAATCGAAATCATTCGTTTCCCGATGGGCATTAGCGAGGATTGGGACCGAAGCAGAGGTTACCTTAGCGGTGGTGCCGAAAATCAGAAAAAGATGTTGAAAACCGTGGTGGAAGCGGCAATCGCAAATGACATCTACGTGATTATTGACTGGCATTCCCATCAGGCTGAAAACCAGACGAGCCAGGCTAAAGAATTCTTTAGTTGGGCCGCCCAGACCTATGGTGACAAGAATAACGTAATTTTCGAAATCTATAACGAACCTAAGGGTGGCTGGGGTGAAGATGCGGCTCGCAGTTATTGGCCGACAATCAAGACCTATGCAGAAACGGTGATCGCCGCTATTCGTCAGTATTCCGATAATCTGGTGCTTGTAGGTACGCCTTACTTTGACCAGTATCCGAATGTTGTTACGCCGGAAACAGCGATTAATGACGACAATGTTGCCTATACCTTCCATTACTATGCGGCATCGCATTCCACAGATACGGAAGGGCGAAATGCTCTTGCTGCGATGAACAATGGATATTCCGTATTTGTTTCCGAATGGGGTACTGGCACAGCTGATGGTGGTGGCTACGTTCCTGAAGATGCGAATAACACGTGGCAGGCTTGGATGGATAAGTATAAGCTTTCCTGGGCGAACTGGTCTGCATCGAAGATTGGAGAAACAACGGCTGCATTTACAAGTGCAAGCACATCGAGTACCTTTGGCTATACCGATTCGGGACGTTTAGTGAAAGGCTACCTGGCCGGCGCCTCTACCTATACGGCATGCTCCAATGTTCCCGCCTCTAGTTCCAGTACCGAGGAATCTAGCAGCTCCAATGCCGATGGTACCACCGACTTTATTGATGATTTCGAAGACGGCGATTCTCTTGCCTATACTGGTGGCGTTTGGTATGCCTACAACGATGCTAACGATGATGGTAAATCGACGATTTCAAACAAGACTTTTGTGGTTGATGGTGAAAAGGGCTATGACGTTGTCATTGATGCCGATAATGGATCTTCCTATATGGCCGCTATGACAGGTATTGTTCTTGATAAGGGAGAAAATAAATACGCTCCGTACGTAGCACTTGGCGTTAAGCTGAACGCCGATGAAAGTGATTACGATTTGAGTGCTTGCAAGACGATATCTTATAGGTACAAGGGTGCAACGCATAATTTCAAGGTGGAACTTTCCACGATTGAAAACTACAACTATCATCTGATTGAAAAGTCGTACTCTAGTGAATGGAAAAAGGTGACTTTGGAATTCGATGACCTTGCCCAATCCGATTGGGGCGATAAGAAGACTCATGTGAACCTTTCCGACTACAAGAAGAATATCAACAAGTTTACTTGGGAAGTCAAGGGCGATGAAAAGGGCTTGACTCAGCCGAAGTACGATTACCTCTATATCGACGATGTTCGTTGCAACGGACTTTCGATTGAACCCGTGAAGCCTGCTTCTTCAAGCAGTTCTGCAAGGAGCAGTAGCTCGGTCGCATCTTCTAGTTCCGAAAAGTCTTCCTCCAGCATTGCGTCGAGCAGCTCCATTGCCTCTTCCAGCTCTTCTGTAGCATCTAGCAGTTCCGCAAAGAGCAGCAGCTCGGTTGAATCCTCCAGTTCTGCAAAGTCTTCGAACAGCCAGGACGGCTCCGTAGTTGTGAGCGGTTCTTTGGAACAGACCGTTGTTCCGGGCGGTAGCTTTGAATCGGTGACCTTCAAGAACGTGCAGACGTTTAATCGTGAATCCTATAATTGCTATTTCTTGTCTTTCAATCAGACTGGCAGTGAAATTGTGGTTCCGTCTACTACTATTCCGACCCACTTCGAGGTTGGCTCTGTGCTGACCGAAACCTTGACCATCAACGGTCAAAAGTACGAAATCAAGCTTAACGTGACGGCTGCGGGAAGCAGTTCCTCGACAACCGAAAATTCCTCCAGCAGCGAGGCTGAGGTTAACTCCAGCAGTTCCGAAGAACATACGACCTTTGTGCAGGCTTATGCGGTAAATCCGCTCAAGGTTTCCATTGCAGGCCGTATGCTGCAAATTACGGGTGCTGATGTGGTTCAGGTCGAAGTATTCGATATGCAGGGCAGCCCGGTGGCAAGCTTTAGGCAGGTTGCCGGTTCCGTAAGCCTGGAAAAGCTCCGTCAAGGAAACTACATCGTACGTGTGCGTTCGGGTTCCATGAACCTTACCCGTCGCGTGTCGATTAAGTAA